In Streptomyces sp. NBC_00878, a single window of DNA contains:
- a CDS encoding zinc ribbon domain-containing protein — protein MNAAPADQIRLLDVQSLDARLQQLAHKRRSLPEHAEIESLTKDLTQLRDLLVASQTEESDCSREQTKAEQDVDQVRQRASRDQQRLDSGAVTSPKDLENLQREIASLAKRQGDLEDVVLEIMERRESAQERVAELTERVSSVQSKIDDATARRDAAQDSLDGEAASATKEREVIAGSVPADLLKLYEKLREQQGGVGAARLYQRRCEGCRLELNITEVNDVKAAAPDAVLRCENCRRILIRTSESGL, from the coding sequence CTGAACGCCGCGCCCGCCGACCAGATCCGACTTCTCGACGTCCAGTCCCTCGACGCCCGCCTGCAGCAGCTCGCGCACAAGCGCAGGTCGCTGCCCGAGCACGCCGAGATCGAGTCTCTGACCAAGGACCTCACGCAACTGCGCGACCTGCTGGTCGCCTCGCAGACCGAGGAGAGCGACTGCTCCCGCGAGCAGACCAAGGCGGAGCAGGACGTCGACCAGGTGCGCCAGCGCGCCTCGCGCGACCAGCAGCGCCTCGACTCCGGCGCCGTCACGTCCCCCAAGGACCTGGAGAACCTCCAGCGCGAGATCGCCTCCCTCGCCAAGCGCCAGGGTGACCTGGAGGACGTCGTACTGGAGATCATGGAGCGCCGCGAGTCCGCGCAGGAGCGGGTCGCCGAACTGACCGAGCGCGTCTCGTCCGTCCAGTCCAAGATCGACGACGCGACGGCTCGCCGGGACGCGGCACAGGACTCCCTCGACGGCGAGGCCGCGTCCGCGACCAAGGAGCGTGAGGTCATCGCGGGCTCCGTCCCCGCCGACCTCCTCAAGCTCTACGAGAAGCTCCGCGAGCAGCAGGGCGGCGTCGGCGCGGCCCGCCTCTACCAGCGCCGCTGCGAGGGCTGCCGCCTGGAGCTCAACATCACCGAGGTGAACGACGTGAAGGCGGCCGCCCCGGACGCGGTCCTGCGCTGCGAGAACTGCCGCCGCATCCTGATCCGTACGTCAGAGTCGGGTCTGTAG
- the yaaA gene encoding peroxide stress protein YaaA, with amino-acid sequence MLVLLPPSEGKAPSGRGAPLKPESLSSPGLAGARQAVLDELVELCLGDEEKAREVLGLSEGLRGEIAKNTELRTAGTRPAGEIYTGVLYDALDLASLDTAAKRRATRSLLVFSGLWGAVRVTDRIPSYRCSMGVKLPGLGPLGAHWRTAMASVLPETAGKGLVLDLRSSSYATAWKPKGEVAERTASVRVLHAPTRKVVSHFNKATKGRIVRRLMQSGAVPSGPAELVEALRDLGYVVEATAPAGAGRAWTLDVLVDEIH; translated from the coding sequence GTGCTTGTGCTGCTGCCGCCGTCCGAAGGAAAGGCTCCCTCCGGGCGGGGCGCGCCGTTGAAGCCGGAGTCGCTGTCGTCGCCGGGGCTCGCCGGGGCGCGGCAGGCGGTCCTCGACGAACTGGTCGAACTGTGCCTGGGCGACGAGGAGAAGGCGCGCGAGGTGCTCGGGCTGAGCGAGGGCCTGCGCGGCGAGATCGCCAAGAACACGGAGCTGCGGACCGCGGGGACGCGGCCCGCCGGGGAGATCTACACGGGGGTGTTGTACGACGCCCTCGACCTGGCCTCGCTCGACACGGCCGCGAAGCGGCGGGCGACGCGCTCGCTGCTCGTCTTCTCGGGGCTGTGGGGCGCGGTCCGGGTGACGGACCGGATTCCCTCGTACCGCTGCTCGATGGGGGTGAAGCTGCCGGGCCTCGGACCGTTGGGCGCGCACTGGCGTACGGCGATGGCCTCCGTGCTGCCCGAGACGGCCGGGAAGGGGCTCGTGCTCGACCTGCGGTCCTCCTCGTACGCGACCGCGTGGAAGCCGAAGGGGGAGGTCGCGGAGCGCACGGCGAGCGTACGGGTGCTGCACGCGCCCACCCGGAAGGTGGTCAGCCACTTCAACAAGGCGACCAAGGGCCGCATCGTGCGCAGGCTCATGCAGTCCGGTGCGGTTCCTTCGGGGCCGGCGGAGCTGGTGGAGGCGCTGCGGGATCTGGGGTACGTGGTGGAGGCGACGGCTCCGGCGGGCGCGGGGCGCGCGTGGACACTGGACGTGCTGGTGGACGAGATTCACTGA
- a CDS encoding Nif3-like dinuclear metal center hexameric protein, whose amino-acid sequence MPRLSEVIAALDALWPPGRAEDWDAVGTVCGDPDQEVSRVLFAVDPVQEIVDEAVKLDADLLVTHHPLYLRGTTTVAASTFKGRVVHTLIKSDIALHVAHTNADRADPGVSDALAGALDLRVVRPLVPDPTDAEGRRGLGRVCELDRPVTVREFAARAAERLPATAQGIRVAGDPESLVRTVAVSGGSGDSLFADVRAAGVDAFLTADLRHHPASEARAHSPLALLDAAHWATEWPWCELAAAQLDEISDRHGWDLRVHVSKTVTDPWNSHSPSPGAPN is encoded by the coding sequence GTGCCCCGTCTGTCTGAAGTCATCGCCGCGCTCGACGCCCTCTGGCCCCCCGGCCGGGCGGAGGACTGGGACGCGGTCGGGACGGTCTGCGGCGACCCCGACCAGGAGGTCTCCCGCGTACTCTTCGCCGTCGACCCGGTCCAGGAGATCGTGGACGAGGCGGTGAAGCTGGACGCCGACCTGCTGGTCACCCACCACCCGCTCTATCTGCGCGGTACGACGACGGTCGCGGCCTCGACCTTCAAGGGCCGCGTCGTGCACACCCTCATCAAGAGCGACATCGCGCTGCACGTCGCCCACACGAACGCCGACCGCGCCGACCCGGGCGTGAGCGACGCCCTCGCCGGAGCGCTGGACCTCCGCGTCGTACGCCCCCTCGTGCCCGACCCGACCGACGCCGAGGGCCGCCGGGGCCTCGGCCGCGTCTGCGAGCTGGACCGTCCGGTGACCGTCCGCGAGTTCGCCGCCCGCGCCGCCGAACGGCTGCCCGCCACCGCGCAGGGCATCCGCGTCGCGGGTGACCCCGAGTCGCTCGTACGGACCGTCGCGGTCAGTGGCGGCTCGGGCGACAGCCTCTTCGCCGACGTACGCGCCGCCGGCGTGGACGCCTTCCTCACCGCGGACCTGCGCCACCACCCGGCGTCCGAAGCCCGCGCCCACAGTCCCCTCGCGCTGCTCGACGCGGCGCACTGGGCCACCGAGTGGCCCTGGTGCGAGCTGGCCGCCGCCCAGCTCGACGAGATTTCCGACCGTCACGGCTGGGACCTGCGGGTCCATGTCTCGAAGACGGTCACCGACCCGTGGAACTCCCACTCCCCTTCACCTGGAGCCCCCAACTGA
- a CDS encoding bifunctional RNase H/acid phosphatase, which translates to MRELIVEADGGSRGNPGPAGYGAAVIDAATGETLAEAAEYIGVATNNVAEYRGLIAGLRAARELDPTATVRVRMDSKLVVEQMSGRWQIKHPAMRPLAAKARAVLPADQVTYEWIPRAQNQHADRLANEAMDAGAAPPKGRGAVTDAAPPPLSAPPPLSASPPLSASLERGDPHRGRDQPRTARSQATPARSPDADDVRAARNLASAAPAPPPDLGPPTTFVLLRHGETPLTPQKRFSGSGGSDPALSDTGRHQAERVATALAARGTVQDIVSSPLARCRETAGTVAARLGLDVRIEDGLRETDFGAWEGLTFAEVRERYPDDMSAWLSSPDAEPTGGGESFEAVARRVAAARDKLLAAHTGRTVLVVSHVTPIKTLVRLALGAPPEALFRMELSAASLSVVAYYADGNASVRLLNGTSPLRSA; encoded by the coding sequence TTGCGTGAGTTGATCGTCGAGGCCGACGGGGGTTCCCGGGGAAACCCGGGGCCCGCGGGCTACGGCGCCGCCGTCATCGACGCGGCGACGGGGGAGACACTGGCCGAGGCCGCGGAGTACATCGGCGTCGCGACGAACAACGTCGCCGAGTACCGCGGCCTGATCGCGGGCCTGCGCGCGGCCCGCGAACTGGACCCGACGGCCACCGTGCGGGTCCGCATGGACTCCAAGCTCGTCGTCGAGCAGATGTCGGGCCGCTGGCAGATCAAACACCCCGCCATGCGCCCCCTGGCGGCCAAGGCCCGCGCGGTACTCCCCGCTGACCAGGTCACCTACGAGTGGATCCCCCGAGCCCAGAACCAGCACGCGGACCGCCTGGCGAACGAGGCGATGGACGCGGGAGCAGCGCCCCCTAAGGGGCGCGGGGCTGTGACAGACGCGGCTCCTCCTCCACTCTCGGCTCCTCCTCCACTCTCGGCTTCTCCCCCACTCTCGGCTTCGCTCGAACGGGGGGACCCCCATCGCGGGCGCGACCAGCCAAGGACGGCCCGCAGCCAGGCGACTCCCGCCAGGTCCCCCGACGCTGATGACGTAAGGGCCGCACGGAACCTGGCCTCGGCGGCACCGGCCCCGCCCCCAGACCTCGGCCCGCCGACCACCTTCGTCCTGCTGCGCCACGGCGAGACCCCCCTGACCCCCCAGAAGCGGTTCTCGGGAAGCGGCGGCAGCGACCCCGCGCTGTCGGACACGGGCCGCCACCAGGCCGAGCGCGTCGCAACCGCACTGGCCGCCCGCGGGACCGTACAGGACATCGTGTCGTCCCCCCTGGCCCGCTGCCGCGAGACCGCGGGTACCGTGGCCGCCCGGCTCGGACTCGACGTACGGATCGAGGACGGGCTGCGGGAGACGGACTTCGGGGCGTGGGAGGGGCTGACCTTCGCCGAGGTGCGGGAGCGGTACCCGGACGACATGAGCGCGTGGCTGAGTTCCCCAGACGCCGAACCCACCGGCGGCGGCGAGAGTTTCGAGGCGGTGGCCCGGCGCGTGGCCGCGGCCCGCGACAAACTGCTCGCGGCGCACACCGGCCGCACCGTCCTCGTCGTCTCCCACGTCACGCCCATCAAGACCCTCGTACGGCTGGCCCTGGGCGCCCCGCCGGAGGCCCTGTTCCGGATGGAACTGTCGGCGGCCTCGCTCTCGGTGGTGGCGTACTACGCCGACGGCAACGCGAGCGTACGGCTTCTCAACGGAACGTCACCGCTGCGCTCGGCTTGA
- the eda gene encoding bifunctional 4-hydroxy-2-oxoglutarate aldolase/2-dehydro-3-deoxy-phosphogluconate aldolase — protein MASSPPSSPQPSSPLSTAPPSLSVLELAPVIPVVVVDDVADAVPLARALVAGGLPAIEVTLRTPVALDAIRAVADAVPAAVVGAGTVISPEQVAQSVAAGARFLVSPGWTDVLLDAMKASGVPFLPGVSTTSEVVALLERGVRDMKFFPAQASGGTAYLEALAGPLPQARFCPTGGVGPGVAPEYLALPNVLCVGGSWMLPPDAIATRDWARVEKLARDAASLGPGSH, from the coding sequence ATGGCCTCGTCCCCGCCCTCATCGCCGCAGCCCTCTTCGCCGCTGTCCACAGCGCCGCCGTCCTTGTCCGTACTCGAACTGGCGCCCGTCATCCCCGTGGTCGTCGTCGACGACGTCGCGGACGCCGTGCCGCTGGCCCGCGCGCTCGTCGCGGGCGGGCTGCCCGCGATCGAGGTGACGCTGCGGACGCCGGTGGCGCTCGACGCGATCCGGGCGGTCGCCGACGCGGTCCCGGCGGCGGTGGTCGGGGCGGGCACGGTCATCTCGCCGGAGCAGGTGGCGCAGTCGGTGGCCGCCGGGGCGCGCTTTCTGGTGAGCCCGGGCTGGACGGACGTACTGCTCGATGCCATGAAGGCGTCCGGGGTGCCGTTCCTGCCGGGGGTCTCGACGACGTCGGAGGTCGTGGCGCTGCTGGAGCGGGGGGTGCGCGACATGAAGTTCTTCCCGGCCCAGGCGTCGGGCGGCACGGCGTATCTGGAGGCGCTGGCGGGGCCGCTGCCGCAGGCCCGCTTCTGCCCGACCGGGGGCGTCGGTCCCGGCGTCGCGCCGGAATACCTGGCACTGCCCAACGTCCTGTGCGTGGGCGGGAGTTGGATGCTCCCGCCGGACGCGATAGCGACGCGCGACTGGGCACGGGTGGAGAAGCTGGCCCGAGATGCCGCGAGCCTGGGACCCGGCTCACACTGA